From the genome of Pseudomonas bubulae:
TGCACTTCGTCTTTACCCAGGGTTTCAACAACCCCGAGGAAGTGGCGCGCTACCAGGCCTTTATGGATGACGTCGCGCAACTGGTGGCCGTGGAGTTTGGCGGTTCGCTCAAGGCAGAACACGGCACCGGGCGCAATATGGCGCCCTTTGTCGAGCTGGAATGGGGCAGCGACGCCTACCAGTTGATGTGGACGCTCAAGCGTTTGCTCGACCCGCAGGGCATTCTCAACCCCGACGTGGTGCTCAGCGAAGACCCGCATATCCACCTCAAACACCTCAAGCCGATGCCGGCGGCGGACGAGATTGTGGATAAGTGCATCGAGTGCGGTTTTTGCGAACCGGTGTGCCCCTCCAAGGGACTGACCCTGAGTCCACGCCAGCGGATTGTGATCTGGCGCGATATCCAGGCCAGGAAACGCGCTGGCATCGACACCACAGAGCTGGAAAAAGCCTACGCCTATCAAGGCATTGATACCTGCGCAGCCACCGGTTTATGCGCGCAACGCTGCCCGGTGGGCATCAATACCGGCGAACTGGTGAAAAAACTCCGGGCACGCAGCGCTGACAGTGTGAAAACGGCTGACTGGCTGGCCAGTCACTTCACCACAGCACTGCAGGGGGCACGTTTTACCCTGCACGTGGCCAATGGTGCGCGCATGCTGCTGGGGGCGCCGCGACTGGCAAAACTTTCATCGGCCCTGAGCAAGGCCAGCAAAGGCCGCGTGCCCTTGTGGACCAACGCCATGCCCCAGCCGGAACGGGCGATTCGTTTTACCCCGCCGGTCAAGGATGCCCGCCCGCGGGTGGTGTACCTGGCGGCTTGCGTGTCGCGGGTCATGGGCCCGGCGGCAGGAGACAAAGAACAAATGTCGTTGCTGGACAAAACCCGCGGCCTGCTGGAAAAAGCCGGTTACCAGGTGGTGTTCCCCGACAATATGGACAGCCTGTGCTGCGGCCAGCCGTTTGCGTCGAAAGGTTACAACGAACAGGCCGAACACAAGCGCCAGGAACTGATCGGCGCACTGCTGCAGGCCAGCCGTGGCGGGCTTGACCCGATCTACTGCGACACCAGCCCCTGCACCCTGCGCCTGGTGCAGGACCTGGGGGAAAGTCGCCTCGACCTGTACGACCCGGTACGCTTTATCCGCACCCACCTTGTGGACAAGTTGACCTTTACCCCGCAAACCGCACCGATTGCCGTGCATGTCACCTGCAGCACCCAGCACCTGGGCGAAAGCCAGGCCCTGATCGATATTGCGCGGCTGTGCAGCACCGACGTGGTGATCCCCGAGGGTATCCATTGCTGCGGCTTTGCCGGTGACAAAGGCTTTACCACCCCGGAGCTGAACGCCCACTCACTGCGCACTTTGAAAGACGCGGTGCAATATTGCAGCGAAGGGATCTCCACCAGCCGAACCTGTGAGATTGGCTTGAGCCAGCATGGCGGGATTGATTATCACGGCCTGGTGTATCTGGTAGACCGCGTCACCAGCGCCCAGGCCTGAAAATGTGGGAGCGGGCTTGCTCGCGACAGGATCGCTGCGGTGTGACCCATACACCGCGTCGATGCCATCGCGAGCAAGCCCGCTCCCACAAAATCAAATATTCGCTCTACTTTCGGGCACAAAAAAAACCAGAAATTAATGGCCTAACCCAGGCAGAACTCCCGAGCGTGGCTATAGTCAATTGGCTTAAGGCCCCAATGTTTGGGGCATAAAACCGAGCCTGGAAACACCGGGCCTACCCTGTGCACAAGGAGTTTTCCCCATGAAGCGTACCGCTCTTGCTGGTCTGTTTATATCCGCAGTGATGTTGGCCTCCCCGGTGTTTGCGGCAGACGACCTTTGCCAGATCAACCTGCAAAAGATCAACGACGCCGTAGCCAGCTCTGGCGAAATCAGCTCCGACTTACAAGACAACATCGACAGCACCGTCGCCCAGGCCAAGGAAGAACAGTCCAAAGGCACCAAAGAAGGCACTCAGGCCTGCGTTTCACTGACCACCCAGGTGCTCCAGGACATTGCCAACAACAACAAAGGTGGTGAGTAACCCCTTTGGGTTGGCCTTCTGCGTCAGAAAGGCGTAGACTCCGCTAGCTTGCTGGTTATACACAGCAGGCATCGGGGCCGTTTAGGATTCGACGCCGGTTGCGAAACTCTAGGTGCATGCCGAGTTGGTAACAGAACTCGTAAATCCACTGTTGCAACTACTTATAGTTGCCAATGACGAAACCTACGAGGGTCAAGCTCTCGCAGCGTAAGCTGCCTTAGCCATCCTCCTGGTACCTTCGGGTCCAGCAATCACTAGGGGATGCCTGTAAACCTGAAGTGATTGTCATATAGAACAGGATCGCCGTGCAGTACGTTGTGGACGAATCGGCTAAAACTTACACAACTCGCCCAAAGCACCCTGCCCTTCGGGTCGCTGAGGGTTAACTTAATAGAAACGGCTAAGCATGTAGTACCGACAGCGGAGTACTGGCGGACGGGGGTTCAAATCCCCCCGGCTCCACCAAACATACATCTAAAGACGTCCACGGACGTCTTTTTTTGTGCCTAAAATCCAGTAAATACAAGGCCTTAAGCACCATTAGCGTCCACGGACGTCCTGCAGAATCCACGCCATTCGGTATTCCACATGGTATTCCAAGCCCTACAGTGGTAATTTTTGGAATACCGAATGATGTCGTGGAATACCCCATGTGTGCCCAAGCCACCCGCCTCTCTGATCGCCAACTCAAGGCTGTAAAGCCAAAAGACAAAGATTACGTTCTCAGCGATGGGGATGGATTGCAATTACGAGTGAGAATCAATGGCTCTACGCTGTGGAATTTCAACTACCGACATCCGGTGACCAAGAACCGTATCAACATGGGACTCGGCACCTATCCAGAGCTCTCTCTCGCACAAGCGAGGAAGAAAACGGTCGAAGCTAGAGAACTTCTCGCCCAGGGCATCGACCCGAAGGAACAACGTAGCGCGCTGGAGCAGACAAAAAGGCAGGCAACCGAGCACACATTCGAGAACGTGGCGTCTGCCTGGTTTGAACTGAAAACGGATTCTGTGACTCAAGCTTATGCCGAGGACATCTGGCGCTCGCTCACACTGCATGTCTTTCCATCGCTGGGAACAACACCTATCTCGCAGATCAATGCCCCGATAGTCATCGAGCTGCTGCGCCCTTTGGAAACCAAAGGCAGCCTGGAGACAGTGAAGCGACTGACCCAACGACTGAACGAGATCATGACCTACGGCGTGAACTCGGGAATGATCTTTGCCAATCCGCT
Proteins encoded in this window:
- a CDS encoding FAD-binding and (Fe-S)-binding domain-containing protein, with translation MSLPAAFVRDAERLIPQDRRFTDALSTLAFGTDASFYRLIPKLVIRVESEDEVVELLRLARRDQVSVTFRAAGTSLSGQAISDSVLIVLGDNWNGKEIRGQGRQIRLQPGVIGAQANAWLAPFGRKIGPDPASINACKIGGIVANNASGMCCGTAQNTYHTLAGLRVVLADGTRVDTEDAANIAAFRQSHGPLLEQLGTLARETRANAELAAKIRHKYRLKNTTGLSLNALVDFDDPLDILSHLLVGSEGTLGFISAVTYDTVIDHPNKASALIVFPDVETCCNAVTVLKSQPVSAVELLDRRSLRSVQDKPGMPAFVQQLSANACALLIESRAASQTLLHEQLAQIMASLVDFPVEKQVDFTEDPKENAKLWAIRKDTFPAVGAVRKTGTTVIIEDVTFPVEQLAIGVNRLIELFDKHHYDEAILFGHALEGNLHFVFTQGFNNPEEVARYQAFMDDVAQLVAVEFGGSLKAEHGTGRNMAPFVELEWGSDAYQLMWTLKRLLDPQGILNPDVVLSEDPHIHLKHLKPMPAADEIVDKCIECGFCEPVCPSKGLTLSPRQRIVIWRDIQARKRAGIDTTELEKAYAYQGIDTCAATGLCAQRCPVGINTGELVKKLRARSADSVKTADWLASHFTTALQGARFTLHVANGARMLLGAPRLAKLSSALSKASKGRVPLWTNAMPQPERAIRFTPPVKDARPRVVYLAACVSRVMGPAAGDKEQMSLLDKTRGLLEKAGYQVVFPDNMDSLCCGQPFASKGYNEQAEHKRQELIGALLQASRGGLDPIYCDTSPCTLRLVQDLGESRLDLYDPVRFIRTHLVDKLTFTPQTAPIAVHVTCSTQHLGESQALIDIARLCSTDVVIPEGIHCCGFAGDKGFTTPELNAHSLRTLKDAVQYCSEGISTSRTCEIGLSQHGGIDYHGLVYLVDRVTSAQA